GGTTACAACACCAGTTTCTGGGCCATTAGCAGCAATTATCAGTTTGTTGGCCTATATCAACCTCATGTTGGGACTGTTCAACCTTATTCCTGGTTTGCCCTTAGACGGTGGTAATATCCTCAAGGCAATTGTTTGGAAGATTACAGGTAACCCCTACAAGGGTATCCGATTTGCTAGCCGTGTAGGTCAATTGCTAGGTTGGTTGGCGATTGTCTCTGGTGTTCTGCCACTAATCACCTACAGTGGCTCCCTGAATTTTTGGAACGTGTTAATTGGTTGGTTTTTGCTTCAGAATGCAGGTCAGTCAGCCCAGTTTGCAGCAGTGCAGGAGCAATTGTCTGGATTAACGGCAGCCGATGTCGTTACTCCCAACAGTCCAATCGTCACGAGCAGCATGTCCTTGCGAGAGTTTGCCGATCAACGGATCGTACATCAAGACTTGTGGCGTAAGTTTTTGGTCACCGATGCTGAAGGCCAACTGATTGGCGAGTTGTCTGTCAGTGACTTGAAATCTGTGGCTAGCAATCAATGGACAACGACAACAGTAGGCGACTTGACGAAGCCCATGACCTCGGCTGCTACAGTTGTTTACAATCAGCCCTTGATGGATGTAATCAAGCGCCTAGAGGAAAGTCAACTGAGCACCCTAGCTGTGATTGGTAACAACGGGGTTTTGTTGGGACTATTGGAAAAAGCATCGATCGTCAAGTTACTGCAACAGCCTGCCTAGAAGCCCTGTAACGTCACTGGTTTCAGTGCCCTTTCCCACTGGGAGAGGGCTTTTTAGTCGTGAATTTAGGGATGCCGGAGATTGGCTAATAGGTCGTTACTAAAACTGCAACCTCAACCCAGGGAACTATAGAAACGATTAGGGTGAATCTAAGTAGGCAGTGGAGCCTAGTAATCACATGATTGCAGGGAGTAAATTGCATCTCTGCTGAGACATAGACTTGTGCTCACCTGCTAACCAATGTTGGTTTGAGGAGGATAGGTGAATGAAAGTGATGATGTTGGGACGATCGCTGATGATGGTGGCATGGTTAGTGCCGCTTGTCTTCATCCAGGGAGCAAGCAGTGG
This DNA window, taken from Cyanobacteriota bacterium, encodes the following:
- a CDS encoding site-2 protease family protein, with the protein product MNSSIRVGTLFGIPFYVNPSWFLVLGLVTVSYGSGLAAQFPSLPVGIPLMLGFVTALLLFASVLAHELGHSFVAQHQGIGVQSITLFLFGGLASLEKESRTPAEAFWVAIAGPLVSLVLFGVLTTVVVTTPVSGPLAAIISLLAYINLMLGLFNLIPGLPLDGGNILKAIVWKITGNPYKGIRFASRVGQLLGWLAIVSGVLPLITYSGSLNFWNVLIGWFLLQNAGQSAQFAAVQEQLSGLTAADVVTPNSPIVTSSMSLREFADQRIVHQDLWRKFLVTDAEGQLIGELSVSDLKSVASNQWTTTTVGDLTKPMTSAATVVYNQPLMDVIKRLEESQLSTLAVIGNNGVLLGLLEKASIVKLLQQPA